DNA from Anaerolineales bacterium:
GCTTGTGAAAATCTGAAAGATTTTTCTCTTTTGGAATCTGAAAACCAATCGGGAAATGACGATTCCATAGACGCCCATGATGAGCACAAATGTTTCTTACAACTGCAAGCATATGAAGCCAAGATCCAAACACCTTTCGGGTTAGCCCATAATGCCGAGAAAGAACTTCACGATCGACTTGATGCAAATTTGCATAGAATTTACTGAGAGCCCCGAATGTCATTTCTTCAAAGAGCATCCAGCACGGCAGGTGCGATTCACTGGTGTACTTACTCCGGTAAGCCTTAACGAAATCAGATGAACTTCTTTCTTTTGTCACTTCAGAAAACTTCAGGAAATCTTCGTGAAAATTCTCTATTTCATCTTGCCGAAATGAATTTCGTTCTAAGAATCCAAAGGCACCATATTTACTAGAAAAGAACTCAACAAGATGTGAGCGAAAAACAGAAATCTCAATTCTCTCAAGTGCATCAAAGATAAGTAACCTTAATTCTCTATCAAAGTAATAGCGGTCTTCTACCATACTGAAGGTGGTACCATCAATAAAGTTGTCATCTATATCTGATTTGCGGTACGCGTACAGATAGCCAGTTAGCCTATAGTAGTTAACTTGCCTTAGGAAGGTAGCTAAGCGTTCTGGTTGACACGATAGGCCTCTGTCCGTAAGCAAGGCTACCTGTTCTACAATTGAAAGTGGTTCTTTTTTGTACTTCATCCCCAAAAAGAGAAATCCGCCCATTTGAGCATGTCTAAGACAGAGGCTTGGCGGATTTGTTAAATAGATTATAGGTTGTTTTAGCAACAATGTCAATACTGGCAGGCAACTACGGTGTGCTGGCCATAGCTGGGTACTGTCGTAGGTATCAGCGCCACACCTGTATAATAGAGGTCTACTGCGCCCATAGCTCAATGGATAGAGCAACTGACTTCGGACTGCAATAGACGTTGTAAACCCTGTCTATTACGTGTTCTTGGGCCAAATTTACGGGTAAATTCGGGGAAAGCTAGTAAATAGAGTCTAAGATTTCAATAATTTTTCAGATTAACTGCAGCAGATTTGCAGCAGCAGGTGGTGGGAAAGGCAGTTTGGCAACAGCATTTCCTTGCTTGGCATCCTCAAAGGAGTGATATGAAAATCCGCTTAAGTGTT
Protein-coding regions in this window:
- a CDS encoding Abi family protein, with the translated sequence MGGFLFLGMKYKKEPLSIVEQVALLTDRGLSCQPERLATFLRQVNYYRLTGYLYAYRKSDIDDNFIDGTTFSMVEDRYYFDRELRLLIFDALERIEISVFRSHLVEFFSSKYGAFGFLERNSFRQDEIENFHEDFLKFSEVTKERSSSDFVKAYRSKYTSESHLPCWMLFEEMTFGALSKFYANLHQVDREVLSRHYGLTRKVFGSWLHMLAVVRNICAHHGRLWNRHFPIGFQIPKEKNLSDFHKPVKITTASNRVFPSLVVIQYLLNVIDVDNTWGSQLKALVSHYPELPMEQIGFPENWMEVPFWR